Proteins encoded together in one Argiope bruennichi chromosome 1, qqArgBrue1.1, whole genome shotgun sequence window:
- the LOC129967000 gene encoding serine protease 27-like, with protein MAKCLLRYASVTFLLCCVAAQGSYYSQRQVVPTYPGGYFQQPQGYVQTPNYPAGRRSNECSQHPGSTCMFVLLCFMSGGVAAGSCSGGLLSTCCVPPPSLTSPATRPMPTMRPAQVVTQPQTVPTTARQERTVAPVVQQKPQSNVTYCGIPRAKPQSRIIGGNDAMYGEFPWQAHIKLNKQQCGGVLLNQRYVLTAAHCIYQVPLTDISIQLGVFDIQDHSRQVIAPQTFSVIEKKIHPDFQYQAAHPDRYDVALLKLNQDVHFHDTVIPICLPRKDWDFQGWRGVITGWGKKDVGIATRFGTRLLQKVDVPIISNTQCEDWHRDKGIDITISKEMMCAGYEEGKKDACVGDSGGPLIVMVHGRWVVAGLVSAGFGCAQEKQPGIYHKVPTTVDWVRESIAL; from the exons ATGGCCAAGTGTCTGCTGCGCTATGCCTCCGTGACTTTCTTGCTGTGTTGCGTGGCTGCTCAAGGTAGTTACTACTCACAACGCCAAG TTGTCCCAACTTACCCTGGCGGATACTTCCAACAACCTCAAGGATATGTTCAGACACCGAACTATCCTGCTGGTCGGAGATCCAACGAATGTAGCCAACATCCTGGCTCCACATGCATGTTCGTCTTGCTATGTTTCATGAGCGGGGGTGTAGCAGCTGGGTCCTGTTCCGGGGGTTTGCTGTCTACATGCTGTGTTCCTCCTCCCTCCTTAACATCACCTGCTACTCGCCCAATGCCAACCATGAGGCCAGCCCAAGTAGTGACCCAGCCACAAACGGTCCCAACCACAGCGAGACAAGAAAGGACTGTCGCGCCTGTAGTACAACAAAAGCCTCAAAGCAATGTTACTT ACTGCGGCATACCTAGAGCCAAACCTCAAAGCAGAATTATTGGCGGCAACGATGCAATGTATGGCGAATTTCCGTGGCAG GCTCACATAAAACTCAATAAGCAACAGTGTGGCGGAGTTCTTTTAAATCAAAGATACGTCTTAACAGCTGCACATTGTATTTATCA GGTACCCCTAACAGACATCTCTATCCAGCTGGGTGTGTTTGATATTCAGGACCATAGTCGCCAGGTGATTGCTCCTCAGACTTTCTCtgtgattgaaaagaaaattcatccGGACTTCCAGTACCAAGCTGCCCATCCAGACCGTTATGACGTAGCCTTGCTAAAACTCAACCAAGATGTCCATTTTCACGACACTGTCATCCCCATCTGCCTTCCCAGGAAGGACTGGGACTTCCAAGGTTGGCGAGGTGTCATCACTGGCTGGGGGAAGAAAGACGTCGGGATCG CCACTCGATTTGGCACTCGCCTGCTACAGAAAGTAGATGTCCCGATTATTTCCAATACCCAATGCGAAGACTGGCATAGAGATAAAGGAATAGATATCACAATTTCCAAGGAAATGATGTGTGCCGGATACGAAGAAGGGAAGAAAGATGCATGTGTG GGCGATTCCGGTGGCCCCCTTATAGTAATGGTTCATGGAAGATGGGTTGTAGCTGGTCTTGTATCTGCCGGGTTTGGATGCGCCCAAGAAAAGCAACCTGGAATCTACCACAAAGTGCCCACGACAGTAGATTGGGTGCGGGAGAGCATAGCTCTTTGA